The following are from one region of the Carnobacterium gallinarum DSM 4847 genome:
- a CDS encoding ABC transporter ATP-binding protein — MSFVDLKDIRVSYDGKANILKELNISMEKGELVSLLGPSGCGKTTTLRVIAGLIEPNEGEFILDETDLTKVPVHKRNFGMVFQSYALFPHLTVKENVGFGLKLRKEPKEQIAKKVAEILKVCGLEEFGDRYTKQLSGGQRQRVALARALVIEPKLLLLDEPLSNLDAKLRVNMRIEIKRIQQQLGITTVFVTHDQEECFSISDKVAVMNKGVIEQYASPEEIYSNPKTEFVARFIGFENFFNLTKIDQTTYQTKAGDTLTATRLFEGDAPTGTIRPDDIEIVEAADHVTENLISGTVLVRTFLGKSYQYEVETTLGTLLVNGYGTTIYEVNDSLKLHIPAAKLVLV, encoded by the coding sequence ATGTCATTTGTGGATTTAAAAGATATTCGTGTCAGTTATGATGGAAAAGCAAATATTTTAAAAGAACTGAATATTTCAATGGAAAAAGGTGAACTAGTTTCATTATTAGGACCAAGTGGTTGTGGAAAAACGACGACGTTACGTGTGATTGCCGGTTTAATTGAGCCTAATGAAGGTGAATTTATTTTAGATGAAACAGATTTAACAAAAGTTCCTGTTCATAAGCGTAATTTTGGAATGGTTTTTCAAAGTTATGCGTTATTCCCTCATTTAACAGTTAAGGAAAATGTTGGGTTTGGTTTAAAACTTAGAAAAGAGCCAAAAGAGCAGATTGCTAAAAAAGTAGCAGAAATTTTGAAAGTCTGTGGTTTAGAAGAATTTGGTGACCGTTATACAAAACAATTATCTGGTGGACAAAGACAGCGTGTGGCATTGGCTAGAGCGTTAGTCATTGAACCAAAATTATTATTATTAGATGAACCATTAAGCAACCTAGATGCGAAATTACGTGTGAATATGCGGATTGAAATTAAACGAATTCAGCAACAATTAGGCATTACGACAGTTTTTGTTACGCATGATCAAGAAGAATGTTTTTCAATTTCAGATAAAGTAGCGGTTATGAATAAAGGTGTCATTGAACAATATGCTTCTCCAGAAGAAATTTATAGCAACCCTAAGACTGAATTTGTTGCCCGTTTTATTGGATTTGAGAATTTTTTTAACTTAACAAAAATCGATCAAACTACTTATCAAACAAAGGCTGGCGATACATTAACAGCAACACGTTTATTTGAAGGGGATGCTCCTACAGGTACGATTCGCCCAGATGATATTGAGATTGTTGAAGCTGCTGATCATGTAACAGAGAATTTGATTTCTGGTACAGTTTTAGTACGAACGTTCTTAGGCAAAAGTTATCAATACGAAGTTGAAACAACCCTAGGAACATTATTAGTAAATGGCTATGGAACGAC
- a CDS encoding ABC transporter permease, whose protein sequence is MRKQKGLTIIVGFVFAFLFLPLVLIAVTSFGENATIQFPIEGFTFKWYSNIFTSDTFVNGFLLSFKIGLLATILALIIGIPAAYALARSSIKGRAWLKSFFLSPTIVPGIVVGYSLFQFVVIGLRLPVFQGLLLGHFLISLPYIIRVVGSSMEQLDFSIEEVAWTLGCTKLKAFGKVVIPNITSGIFASFMLAFINSFNNIPVSMFLSGPGVSTLPTTLLNYIEYNYDPTVSAISVLLMLGTIVLMYLIEKTLGLAAIA, encoded by the coding sequence ATGCGTAAGCAAAAAGGATTAACGATTATTGTAGGCTTTGTTTTTGCCTTTTTATTTTTACCACTAGTATTAATTGCGGTTACTTCTTTTGGTGAGAATGCAACGATTCAATTTCCTATCGAAGGATTTACCTTTAAATGGTATAGCAATATTTTTACATCAGATACATTTGTAAATGGCTTTTTATTGAGTTTCAAAATTGGACTATTAGCAACTATTTTAGCTTTAATTATTGGGATTCCAGCAGCATATGCCTTAGCAAGGTCTTCAATTAAGGGACGTGCTTGGTTAAAAAGTTTCTTTCTTTCTCCAACGATTGTTCCTGGAATTGTAGTAGGATATTCACTTTTCCAATTTGTTGTCATTGGTTTGAGGTTACCAGTATTTCAAGGTTTGTTATTAGGTCATTTCTTAATTAGCCTACCGTACATTATTCGAGTTGTCGGTTCTTCAATGGAGCAACTAGATTTTTCAATTGAAGAAGTCGCGTGGACATTAGGTTGTACTAAATTAAAAGCGTTTGGTAAAGTGGTTATTCCAAATATTACATCAGGAATTTTTGCTTCATTTATGTTAGCTTTTATCAATTCATTTAATAATATTCCCGTGTCAATGTTTTTATCAGGACCAGGAGTTTCAACGTTACCCACAACTTTATTAAATTATATTGAATACAATTACGATCCAACTGTATCAGCTATTTCTGTGCTGTTGATGTTAGGAACGATTGTCTTGATGTATCTTATCGAAAAAACATTAGGACTAGCAGCAATTGCTTAA
- a CDS encoding ABC transporter permease, translated as MNKRIPYLILAPGLILLIFFLVMPLISILVPTVFNGGFTIEAYRSFFSDSYNLGIFIRTIRVSLIVTLVSAILGVPTAYYIARCPKQWRSLLMALTLFPLLTNSVIRSFAWINILGQNGVINNFLMQIGVISEPIVMLYTEFSIIVGSVYLFLPIMVMTLVGIIENIDLEIMEAAETLGANRLTAFIKVILPLSVPGIIVGSVLVFTGTLTAYTTPQLLGGNKNMMLATFLYQKAMALGDWTSASVIALVMIVTTMIVMKVFNWIAKMVDKRGEEVNA; from the coding sequence ATGAATAAAAGGATTCCTTACCTGATTTTAGCCCCAGGTCTAATTCTTTTAATCTTTTTTCTAGTAATGCCTTTGATTTCTATATTAGTTCCAACTGTTTTTAATGGTGGATTTACAATAGAAGCATATCGTTCGTTTTTTAGTGATAGTTATAATTTAGGAATTTTTATTCGGACTATTCGGGTTTCACTGATTGTAACGTTGGTTTCAGCCATTTTAGGAGTACCAACAGCTTATTACATTGCACGATGTCCCAAGCAATGGCGCAGTTTATTAATGGCTTTAACCTTGTTTCCATTATTAACCAATTCGGTGATTAGAAGTTTTGCTTGGATTAATATTCTAGGGCAAAATGGTGTAATTAATAACTTTTTAATGCAGATTGGTGTGATTTCAGAACCAATTGTAATGCTTTATACAGAATTTTCAATTATTGTCGGTTCGGTATACTTATTCTTACCAATTATGGTGATGACCTTAGTTGGGATTATTGAAAACATTGACTTAGAAATTATGGAAGCGGCCGAAACATTAGGTGCCAATCGTTTAACGGCCTTTATCAAAGTTATTTTACCTCTTAGTGTTCCAGGCATTATTGTGGGAAGTGTCTTAGTTTTCACAGGAACTTTAACGGCGTATACAACACCTCAATTATTAGGTGGGAATAAAAATATGATGTTAGCAACATTCTTATACCAAAAAGCAATGGCTTTAGGGGACTGGACTAGCGCAAGTGTGATTGCTTTAGTAATGATTGTTACGACAATGATTGTGATGAAAGTCTTTAATTGGATTGCGAAAATGGTAGACAAACGAGGTGAAGAAGTAAATGCGTAA